From Salvelinus sp. IW2-2015 linkage group LG18, ASM291031v2, whole genome shotgun sequence, a single genomic window includes:
- the tbc1d24 gene encoding TBC1 domain family member 24: MAEEDYGCFVDWTQMGDLANSSGPSKLDVKDPVELKKLARQGHWAKNHKLRAQVYQQLIKAIPCRTVTPDAEVYRDLMGDSTGKKASSVIPLPDFVDGSAVPHYCLKADALTTVHRVISCVAGQFPDISHCPALPAITALLLHFSADEAQCFENISRLLACNEPGRRLVDQTFLAYESSCMTFGDLANKYCPAAHKLIVATAQDVVEVYSGWQRWVLGDLPFSHVARVLDVFLVEGYKVLYRVALALLKFYRKQKAGAGAGAGAQPSEGQKQDSAEVKAEIQAFVKAIGSSITPDKLLEKAFSIRLFSRKEITLLQLANEKSLQQKGITVKQKRRNVQLALNPDTFSSEVVSAKEMRDIWSWIPERFALCEPQLLFTTSTHGCSLNRFYAHVEGYEPTLLLIRTCEADVCGAFLSTDWEERKRGGNKLSFFGTGECFVFRLKPEMERYEWVVIRHPELASSIKAQSSEDPAEDEAPADGQSSDYNSLPVERPAADPSNRLSPFLSARHFHLNSRNTSMFMAGNIDSIIVGGGEGNALYIDGELNHGRTARCTTFDNPPLCSTESFQVALLEVWGFQDAMASDR, translated from the exons CCAGCAACTCATCAAGGCCATCCCCTGTCGCACCGTCACCCCCGACGCTGAGGTCTATCGTGACCTCATGGGGGACAGCACAGGTAAAAAAGCCTCGTCCGTCATCCCACTGCCGGACTTTGTGGACGGCAGCGCTGTTCCGCACTACTGCCTCAAGGCAGACGCATTGACCACCGTCCACCGGGTCAtctcctgtgtggctggccagTTCCCGGACATCTCGCACTGCCCGGCGCTGCCCGCCATAACGGCCCTCCTGCTGCACTTCAGTGCCGATGAGGCGCAGTGCTTCGAGAACATCAGCCGTCTGCTGGCCTGCAACGAGCCAGGCCGGCGCTTGGTGGACCAGACCTTCCTGGCCTACGAGTCCAGCTGCATGACCTTCGGCGACCTGGCCAACAAGTACTGCCCGGCCGCCCACAAGTTGATCGTGGCCACAGCACAGGACGTGGTGGAAGTGTACTCGGGCTGGCAGCGCTGGGTGCTGGGCGACCTGCCCTTCAGCCACGTGGCCCGGGTACTAGACGTCTTCCTGGTGGAAGGATACAAGGTGTTGTATCGCGTGGCCCTGGCCCTGCTCAAGTTCTATCGCAAGCAGAAAGCCggggctggagctggagctggagctcaGCCATCAGAGGGCCAGAAACAGGACTCTGCAGAGGTCAAGGCGGAGATCCAGGCCTTTGTCAAAGCCATCGGCTCCAGCATCACCCCGGACAAGCTGCTGGAGAAGGCCTTCTCCATCCGCCTGTTCAGTCGCAAAGAGATTACCCTCCTGCAGCTCGCCAATGAGAAGTCGCTGCAGCAGAAGGGCATCACCGTCAAACAGAAGAG GCGCAACGTGCAGCTGGCTCTGAACCCGGACACCTTCTCCTCGGAGGTGGTCAGCGCCAAGGAGATGAGGGACATCTGGTCGTGGATCCCCGAGCGCTTCGCCCTGTGCGAACCGCAGCTTCTCTTCACCACGTCCACCCACGGCTGCAGCCTCAACCG GTTTTACGCTCATGTTGAAGGGTATGAGCCCACTCTGCTACTCATCCGGACCTGCGAAGCTGAT GTATGTGGAGCCTTTCTCTCAACCGATTGGGAGGAGCGCAAGCGAGGCGGGAACAAACTCAGCTTCTTTGGGACTGGAGAATGTTTTGTCTTTAGG CTGAAGCCGGAGATGGAGAGGTACGAGTGGGTGGTGATCCGCCACCCGGAACTGGCCTCCTCCATCAAGGCCCAGAGCAGTGAGGACCCTGCTGAGGACGAGGCTCCCGCCGACGGGCAAAGCTCTGATTACAACAGCCTCCCCGTGGAGAGGCCGGCCGCTGACCCCTCCAACCGCCTGTCACCCTTCCTCTCGGCCCGACACTTCCACCTCAACTCCAGAAACACCTCCATGTTCATGGCCGGCAACATTGACTCCATCATAGTGG ggggaggagagggcaaCGCGCTGTACATCGACGGCGAACTGAACCACGGACGCACAGCCCGCTGCACCACCTTTGACAACCCGCCGCTCTGCTCCACCGAGAGCTTCCAGGTGGCCCTGCTGGAGGTGTGGGGCTTCCAGGATGCCATGGCCTCAGATagatag